In Nitrospirae bacterium YQR-1, the genomic stretch TCTGGTCCTACAGAGCGTTAAACAAGTTTCAAAAAGATAAAAAAATGCACATCAAAAGAGTTGTTAACGCAAAGGCAGACGCCTCACTTAATAATACCGGCAACACCGAGGGTGACGATTACCTTAAACGATTTGCTGAGTAATACGGGACATCCTTATACTATAGTGGACATGTTTTTTCGTACGTTATACCAAAGTGTTTCTCAATTATCTCCGGGTGCTTATAACTAATTTAGCGGATCTGTGCTTAGTTTGGACTTAAGGCGAAGGACCGCCTGAGTGTGCAGCTGGCAGACACGGCCCTCTGAAAGGCTTAACACTTTGCCGATTTCCTTCATCGTTAACTCATCCCAGTAGTACAGGGAAAGAACCAATTTTTCTTTCTCCGGTAAGGAGGCAATGTGCCCGGCAAGAATCCTCTTCTGTGACTCATCAACTAGTTTACTCAGAACATCACGGCCTGCAACATCAGGAATGTTCTCCATGATGTTCATGTCCTCGCCGTCTGAGGTCTTACTGCTAAAATCCTCAAACCGGAGCGTTATCACGGAATTGGCGTCTTTCAGTATCTTATAGTAATCATCTATGCTGATATTTAACTCATTGGCAATTTCAACATCCTCAGGCACTCTGCCCAGTGATTTCTCCAGTTTGGCATGAACGGCTTTTAACTCGTTGACCTTCTCCTTCAAAGAGCGCGGTGCTGTGTCAAAGGTGCGGATTTCATCAAGCATCGCTCCCTTTATTCTAAACTCCGCAAAGGTCTTAAGTTTAGCCCTGTTTGCATCGTAATTATCTATTGAGTCAAGCAAGCCCATCACTCCCACACTTATCAGGTCATCTGTGGTCAACTGCGGCGGCATCCGGTTTGACAACCTGTATGCCGTGTATTTTATGAAAGGAAGAAAGTCCTTTATTATCTCTTCTTTCTGTTCGTCGCTAAGTTCAGATTTATATTTTTTCACGTTACCTTCCCGAATTATTATTTTTCATCAGATGCCGCCGACAGCAAATTGCCGATGAAAAACTGTAGTGAGCCCTTAACCCTGTGTTTGGTTCTGCTCATTAGTTTGTAAGCAAGGTCGGTTACCTTTTTAGATGCTTTACCGTTGGGGTTTACATCCAGAAATGCCCTTTGCTGTCTCACGGCAGCCGGTACGGCTGCATCATAAGGTATGTAGCCTAAATAATCAAGAGAAACACTTAAAAACTTCTCGGCCGCCGTGGCAAGACGTTTAAAGACCTCTCTGCCCTCGTCTTCACCCCTTACGTTATTTACCAAAACACTAAACTCCTTCTCCTGATACCGTGTATATAGCACCTTCATCAGAGCATACGCATCAGTCATTGCCGTTGGCTCAGGTGTTGCCAATATTATGATCTCCTGCGCCGCTATACAGAAAAACGCCACATTTTCCGATATCCCCGCCGCCGTATCTATCAACATTACGTCTAGATTACTATTAAATGACTCAAATTCGTCAAGTAGCCGCAGCCTCTGAAATTCATCTAATACCGTTAACTCCTGAACTCCGGATGAGGCGGGCAGTATCTTTATCCCGTGGGGCCCCTCCACCATTATATCAGCCAGTGCCATCTCACCATTAAGAACATTCTGCATATTATACTTGGGTGCAAGGTGTAAAAGCACGTCTATATTACTTAGTCCAAGGTCGGCATCGAGAATGAGCACCTCATGGCCCTGCTTTTTCATAGCTATTGCAAGATTTGCCACTATGTTGGTCTTGCCCACCCCGCCCTTGCCGCTGGCCATCGCTATCGTGCGGATGTGTTTCTCTCTCCCTCCACCTCTTAACATTTAAAAAACTCCTTTTTTAAAACCAAATCCGTTATCCGTTGCATCCCTGCAAACTCTATGTCATCCGGTACCTTCTGTCCCGTTGTTATGTAGGCTATTGGTTTTTGGTATGTTAATGCCATATTATACATCGAACCATATCGTACCGCCTCATCCACCTTTGTGTAGCCAAGATAATTTATCGGAAGACGTCTGTAGTAGCGATACGCCTCGGTCATAAACTCATCATCACTGTTAGCGCTCATCAGCAAATGCACCTCTATCGGCAAGTCAGAGAGGCATATCTCCGCCATATCGTCCATATATGCCTCATCCATCGGGCTCCTGCCCGTTGTATCTATGTATATTACATCCCTTGTCTCTGCAAACCGTAACAGAGTGCTTTTAAGTTCTGTAGGGGTTGAGGCCACAGCCACTGGTATTCCCATTATGCGGGCATAGATGCGTACCTGCTCCACTGCTCCTATGCGGTATGTGTCGAGATTAATAATCGCTGTCTTTTTGCCCTCTCTTATAGAATTGGCGGCTAGTTTGGCTATCGTTGTAGTCTTACCCACACCGGTTGGGCCTATCAGCATTACCGCTTTTCTATCTGTAAGTTTATCTTTTACTTTGATGTTTGACATGATAAGAGCCGGTATGTCTTGCAAATCCTTCGCCTTTTCACATAATAGTATAGCATACTCCTCACGTATCGCCCGCTCTTTTAGATAATACAACAACATTCTCTTCTTTGGCGGTAAAGACGTTTCAAAACCAAGATTTTTCATATCCTCTATGCTGTCTCTTAAAAACTCTATCTCATTCTTTACTTTATTTGTCATCTTATTGAAGAGATACTCCAGCTCTCTCTGGGTAAAGGCAGGCTCA encodes the following:
- a CDS encoding FliA/WhiG family RNA polymerase sigma factor, which gives rise to MKKYKSELSDEQKEEIIKDFLPFIKYTAYRLSNRMPPQLTTDDLISVGVMGLLDSIDNYDANRAKLKTFAEFRIKGAMLDEIRTFDTAPRSLKEKVNELKAVHAKLEKSLGRVPEDVEIANELNISIDDYYKILKDANSVITLRFEDFSSKTSDGEDMNIMENIPDVAGRDVLSKLVDESQKRILAGHIASLPEKEKLVLSLYYWDELTMKEIGKVLSLSEGRVCQLHTQAVLRLKSKLSTDPLN
- a CDS encoding MinD/ParA family protein; the encoded protein is MLRGGGREKHIRTIAMASGKGGVGKTNIVANLAIAMKKQGHEVLILDADLGLSNIDVLLHLAPKYNMQNVLNGEMALADIMVEGPHGIKILPASSGVQELTVLDEFQRLRLLDEFESFNSNLDVMLIDTAAGISENVAFFCIAAQEIIILATPEPTAMTDAYALMKVLYTRYQEKEFSVLVNNVRGEDEGREVFKRLATAAEKFLSVSLDYLGYIPYDAAVPAAVRQQRAFLDVNPNGKASKKVTDLAYKLMSRTKHRVKGSLQFFIGNLLSAASDEK
- the flhF gene encoding flagellar biosynthesis protein FlhF produces the protein MKIKKFQARTFSEALSMVKKELSDDAIILSTEEIKGATPCVEVTAAVDYDAPKAATYDTRAVRLKNDLNILEKIRNLSKESTKETKVTKQAKDGGKAARGKALQRVDSADSAESVFQAEPSGSVRSVKPAADDIKSVEIKTPEAPERAAVAAEPKAEPAFTQRELEYLFNKMTNKVKNEIEFLRDSIEDMKNLGFETSLPPKKRMLLYYLKERAIREEYAILLCEKAKDLQDIPALIMSNIKVKDKLTDRKAVMLIGPTGVGKTTTIAKLAANSIREGKKTAIINLDTYRIGAVEQVRIYARIMGIPVAVASTPTELKSTLLRFAETRDVIYIDTTGRSPMDEAYMDDMAEICLSDLPIEVHLLMSANSDDEFMTEAYRYYRRLPINYLGYTKVDEAVRYGSMYNMALTYQKPIAYITTGQKVPDDIEFAGMQRITDLVLKKEFFKC